The Halorussus limi genome includes a region encoding these proteins:
- a CDS encoding PIN domain-containing protein, which translates to MPRAVLDTSVLFAAAYRRDASHDDALPVLRGIDGGTLPEGVVLDYVLAETMNGLVTHAGHDAGVDLLDRLEENARFHIDSLTADGFATAKALFRQHASFSFVDACIVAYMQTEGLGYLYAFDNDFDAADDVYRLDTATNPYEPE; encoded by the coding sequence ATGCCGCGTGCGGTCCTCGATACGTCCGTCCTCTTCGCCGCGGCGTATCGACGCGACGCGTCTCACGACGATGCGCTGCCGGTTCTCCGGGGTATCGACGGCGGGACGCTCCCCGAAGGCGTCGTCCTCGACTACGTCCTCGCCGAGACGATGAACGGACTCGTCACGCACGCCGGACACGACGCCGGCGTCGACTTACTCGACCGTCTCGAAGAGAACGCCCGCTTCCACATCGACTCGCTCACCGCAGACGGGTTCGCCACCGCGAAGGCGCTGTTTCGCCAGCACGCCTCGTTTTCGTTCGTGGACGCCTGCATCGTCGCGTACATGCAGACCGAGGGGCTCGGCTACCTCTACGCGTTCGACAACGACTTCGACGCCGCCGACGACGTGTATCGGCTCGACACCGCGACCAACCCCTACGAACCGGAGTGA
- a CDS encoding PIG-L deacetylase family protein, with protein MPTETVRVLVVGAHPDDCDLKAGGVACKYADRGDEVLFVSMTNGEAGHHELAGRELVERRRAEAEASAAVAGAEFEMFDVPDGRLEPSLENRDRLIRTIREFRPDLVLTHRPNDYHPDHRYTAQLVRDAAYLVAVPNVCPATPALDRNPVFAYLSDGFDRPYPFSPDVVVDVDDVADRKFEMLDCHESQMYEWLPHVEDALAEVPDDPDARFEWLRDGGLPHVEALADVSDRFRDALVERYGADGEDVRYAEAFEVSEYGRPLTDDAAERLFPF; from the coding sequence ATGCCAACCGAGACAGTTCGCGTTCTCGTCGTCGGTGCCCACCCCGACGACTGCGACCTCAAAGCCGGCGGCGTCGCCTGTAAGTACGCCGACCGCGGTGACGAAGTGCTGTTCGTCTCGATGACGAACGGCGAGGCGGGCCACCACGAACTCGCGGGCCGGGAACTGGTAGAGCGCCGCCGCGCGGAGGCCGAGGCCTCGGCGGCGGTCGCGGGCGCCGAGTTCGAGATGTTCGACGTTCCCGACGGGCGACTCGAACCGTCGCTAGAGAACCGCGACCGCCTCATTCGGACGATTCGGGAGTTCCGCCCGGATCTCGTCCTCACCCACCGACCGAACGACTACCACCCGGACCACCGGTACACCGCCCAACTCGTGCGGGACGCCGCCTACCTCGTCGCGGTGCCGAACGTCTGTCCGGCGACACCCGCGCTCGACCGGAATCCCGTCTTCGCGTACCTGAGCGACGGGTTCGACCGGCCGTACCCCTTCTCGCCGGACGTGGTCGTGGACGTGGACGACGTGGCCGACCGGAAGTTCGAAATGCTCGACTGCCACGAGTCCCAGATGTACGAGTGGCTTCCCCACGTCGAAGACGCGTTAGCGGAGGTCCCCGACGACCCCGACGCGCGCTTCGAATGGCTCCGGGACGGCGGCCTGCCCCACGTAGAGGCGCTCGCGGACGTGTCGGACCGCTTCCGCGACGCGCTGGTCGAGCGCTACGGCGCGGACGGCGAGGACGTTCGCTACGCGGAGGCGTTCGAGGTGAGCGAGTACGGCCGACCGCTGACCGACGACGCGGCCGAGCGCCTGTTCCCGTTCTGA
- a CDS encoding cytochrome P450, with product MSSSPPGPRGEPLFGSSRRYARDPFRFLSALEEAYGDVVQFDLGPLNTYLLTDPADVERVLVSEAEKFRKPDFQSDALGDLLGKGLLLSEGQTWRDQRQLANPAFDARRLMGFADDIVAHNDDLLADWADGAVVDVEQDMTQVTLAVIVDLMLGTDLNDERVRTIREALLPLGARFEPDPVRFAAPQWLPMPGDSEYRNAVGTMESVIDDIVAERRGTHGDADTDEGPDDLLSILLRAQDRGEQSDRQIRDEVMTMLLAGHDTTALTLTYTWYLLSQHPDAERRVHEEVAEVLGDDPPTMTDVGDLTYVEQVVDEAMRLYPPVYAMFREATEPVELGGYRIPEDAAIMLSQWAMHRSDRYWENPDAFDPDRWTRDADRPRFAYFPFGGGPRHCIGKHLAKLEAKLILTRTAQQYRLEYTRDDEPELWPTLTMHPRNGMPMRVHER from the coding sequence ATGAGTTCGTCACCGCCCGGCCCGCGCGGAGAACCGTTGTTCGGCAGTAGCCGCCGGTACGCCCGCGACCCGTTCCGGTTCCTCTCGGCGCTTGAGGAGGCGTACGGCGACGTCGTGCAGTTCGACCTCGGCCCGCTGAACACCTACCTGTTGACCGACCCGGCCGACGTGGAGCGCGTGTTGGTCTCGGAGGCCGAGAAGTTCCGCAAGCCGGACTTCCAGAGCGACGCGCTGGGCGACCTGCTCGGGAAGGGGCTCCTGCTCAGCGAGGGCCAGACGTGGCGCGACCAGCGCCAACTCGCGAACCCCGCGTTCGACGCGCGCCGACTGATGGGGTTCGCCGACGACATCGTCGCTCACAACGACGACCTGCTCGCCGACTGGGCCGACGGTGCGGTGGTGGACGTGGAACAGGACATGACGCAGGTGACGCTGGCGGTCATCGTTGACCTGATGCTCGGCACCGACCTGAACGACGAACGCGTCCGGACCATCCGCGAGGCCTTGCTTCCGCTCGGCGCGCGCTTCGAACCCGACCCGGTCCGGTTCGCCGCGCCCCAGTGGCTCCCGATGCCCGGCGACAGCGAGTACCGGAACGCAGTCGGGACGATGGAGAGCGTCATCGACGACATCGTCGCCGAGCGACGCGGCACGCACGGCGACGCCGACACCGACGAGGGCCCCGACGACCTGCTGTCGATTCTGCTCCGGGCACAGGACCGCGGCGAGCAGTCCGACCGCCAGATACGCGACGAGGTGATGACGATGCTTCTGGCGGGCCACGACACCACCGCGCTCACGCTGACCTACACGTGGTACCTCCTCTCTCAGCATCCCGACGCCGAGCGCCGCGTCCACGAGGAGGTAGCGGAGGTTCTCGGCGACGACCCGCCGACGATGACGGACGTGGGCGACCTCACTTACGTCGAGCAGGTCGTAGACGAGGCGATGCGCCTCTACCCGCCGGTGTACGCGATGTTCCGCGAAGCGACGGAACCGGTAGAGCTAGGCGGCTATCGCATCCCCGAAGACGCCGCCATCATGCTCTCGCAGTGGGCGATGCACCGCTCGGACCGCTACTGGGAGAATCCGGACGCGTTCGACCCCGACCGCTGGACCCGCGACGCCGACCGGCCGCGCTTCGCCTACTTCCCGTTCGGCGGCGGACCCCGCCACTGCATCGGCAAGCACCTCGCCAAATTAGAGGCGAAACTCATCCTCACACGCACCGCACAGCAGTACCGTCTCGAATACACCCGCGACGACGAACCGGAACTCTGGCCGACGCTGACGATGCACCCCCGGAACGGGATGCCGATGCGCGTTCACGAGCGCTGA
- a CDS encoding ABC transporter ATP-binding protein: MATEHRPTKADDDRADEEVILEVRDASVSFSTDDEDSRVLRDVNLTVRAGEALGVVGESGSGKSMLASAMLDAVVSPGQVSGEVIYHPPEGTPVDVLSLSREELMDLRWNEISFVIQGAQSAFNPTMVIGDHFEETLRAHDADVAEGMERARELLADLYLPADQVLNSHPHELSGGMKQRALIALGLVLDPNVVVMDEPTAALDLLMQRSIVSMLESLREKYDLTLVFVTHDLPLVADLADRLAVMYAFDLVELGPTDELIENAAHPYTRALLNAVPNISDRAMDIEGIEGTSPNPASLPAGCSFHPRCPLADETCERNDPEMRDVDGDHEAACFHWQDAREEVPLMLGDPEDTIDREYGDGNAGGASR, encoded by the coding sequence ATGGCAACGGAACACCGACCTACCAAGGCGGACGACGACCGCGCCGACGAGGAGGTCATCTTGGAGGTACGGGACGCCAGCGTCTCGTTCAGCACTGACGACGAAGACTCTCGAGTCCTGCGCGACGTGAACCTCACCGTTCGCGCCGGCGAAGCGCTCGGCGTCGTCGGGGAGAGCGGGTCGGGCAAGTCGATGCTCGCCTCGGCGATGCTGGACGCCGTCGTCTCGCCGGGACAGGTGAGCGGCGAGGTCATCTATCACCCGCCGGAGGGGACTCCCGTCGACGTCCTCTCGCTCTCGCGGGAGGAACTGATGGACCTCCGCTGGAACGAGATTTCGTTCGTCATTCAGGGCGCCCAGAGCGCGTTCAACCCGACGATGGTCATCGGCGACCACTTCGAGGAGACGCTGCGCGCGCACGACGCGGACGTGGCCGAGGGCATGGAACGCGCCCGCGAACTGCTGGCCGACCTCTACCTGCCCGCGGACCAAGTGCTGAACTCCCACCCGCACGAACTCTCGGGCGGCATGAAACAGCGCGCGCTCATCGCGCTCGGACTCGTCCTCGACCCGAACGTGGTCGTGATGGACGAACCGACGGCCGCGCTCGACCTCCTGATGCAACGGTCCATCGTCAGCATGCTAGAGAGCCTCCGGGAGAAGTACGACCTCACGCTGGTATTCGTCACCCACGACCTGCCGCTGGTCGCGGACCTCGCCGACCGACTCGCCGTAATGTACGCCTTCGACCTCGTGGAACTCGGCCCGACCGACGAACTCATCGAGAACGCGGCCCACCCGTACACGCGCGCGCTTCTCAACGCGGTTCCCAACATCTCCGACCGGGCGATGGACATCGAGGGCATCGAGGGGACGAGTCCCAACCCCGCCTCGCTGCCCGCCGGCTGTTCGTTCCACCCCCGGTGTCCGCTCGCGGACGAGACCTGCGAGCGGAACGACCCGGAGATGCGGGACGTGGACGGCGACCACGAGGCCGCCTGTTTCCACTGGCAGGACGCCCGCGAGGAAGTCCCGCTGATGCTCGGCGACCCGGAGGACACCATCGACCGCGAGTACGGCGACGGAAACGCCGGAGGTGCGTCTCGATGA
- a CDS encoding glucose 1-dehydrogenase, with amino-acid sequence MRAIAVRRGESTPRVVDVPKPTPDTGEALVRTLRVGIDGTDHEVVGGSHGGFPEGTDYQILGHEAVGVVEDPNGTRFDAGDLVVPTVRRPPGAGNEHFERGEPDMAPDGAYLERGIVGAHGYMADYFTSDERFLVGVPDDFATTGFLVEPVSNTEKALEHAYASRSAFEWEPESALVLGNGPLGLLTLAMLVERDDFERCYCLGRRDRPDPTIEIIERLGATYVDSRETPLPEVLDAHEAMDFVYEATGHAPHAFETVTALAPNGVGALLGIPSDGTVELDGGRIHREMVLQNKALLGSVNSNVEQYEAAEESLAAFPEWFTDELVTGVYGPDEVERAFETGDDVIKTVVEFDTL; translated from the coding sequence ATGAGAGCCATCGCAGTTCGGCGCGGTGAATCGACGCCCCGAGTCGTCGACGTGCCGAAACCGACTCCCGACACCGGCGAAGCGCTGGTTCGGACGCTCCGAGTCGGCATCGACGGCACCGACCACGAAGTCGTCGGCGGGAGCCACGGCGGCTTTCCCGAGGGCACGGACTACCAGATTCTCGGCCACGAGGCGGTCGGGGTCGTAGAGGACCCGAACGGGACCCGATTCGACGCGGGCGACCTCGTCGTCCCGACGGTCCGGCGGCCGCCGGGAGCGGGAAACGAGCACTTCGAGCGCGGCGAACCCGACATGGCTCCCGACGGCGCATACCTCGAACGGGGAATCGTCGGCGCGCACGGCTACATGGCCGACTACTTCACCAGCGACGAGCGATTTCTCGTCGGCGTCCCCGACGACTTCGCGACCACCGGGTTCCTCGTCGAACCGGTCAGCAACACCGAGAAGGCCCTCGAACACGCCTACGCCAGTCGGTCGGCGTTCGAGTGGGAGCCCGAGTCCGCGCTCGTCCTCGGCAACGGGCCGCTCGGTCTCCTGACGCTGGCGATGCTGGTCGAACGCGACGACTTCGAGCGGTGCTACTGCCTCGGTCGGCGCGACCGACCCGACCCGACGATAGAGATAATCGAGCGCCTCGGCGCGACCTACGTCGATTCGCGCGAGACGCCGCTCCCCGAGGTGCTAGACGCTCACGAGGCGATGGACTTCGTCTACGAGGCGACCGGACACGCGCCCCACGCGTTCGAGACGGTGACTGCGCTCGCGCCGAACGGCGTCGGGGCACTGCTCGGCATCCCCTCGGACGGGACGGTCGAACTCGACGGCGGGCGTATCCACCGCGAGATGGTGTTGCAGAACAAGGCGCTGCTCGGGAGCGTCAACTCCAACGTCGAGCAGTACGAGGCGGCCGAGGAGTCGCTCGCTGCGTTCCCCGAGTGGTTCACCGACGAACTCGTCACCGGCGTCTACGGTCCCGACGAGGTCGAGCGAGCGTTCGAGACCGGCGACGACGTGATAAAGACCGTCGTGGAGTTCGACACGCTGTAG
- a CDS encoding mandelate racemase/muconate lactonizing enzyme family protein: MPITNVTAIPVEMDVAPLESDLGLAPYVSNHDEVESVTRMLVRVDTDDGVTGWGEMLVGMKSAAVTKAVMDDVVAPELVGREVGEIRDFVDSFYFPYVKVRPFLGAVETALWDAFGKSVGQPVHRLLGGKTRDRVPVATCLGILGPEESRTYARRAVEHGFSTLKTKAGPDWREDVARIRAMHEEVDGQLEFRLDPNQGWSFEDAVRVATRLEEEGILLQYLEQPVRIDTYGTYASLRDRVRTPVAVNEDTYFPRNLRYLLQADAIDVAVVDLVPAGGILRVREQVAMAANAGVSVTHHCGFDLGVKTAAVLHTVASTPGINLPPDSVYYGWDDYIVEDPFEVEDGAYPVPDGPGLGIDVDEQKVEQYRVD, translated from the coding sequence ATGCCGATTACGAACGTCACCGCCATCCCGGTGGAGATGGACGTAGCGCCGCTCGAATCCGACCTCGGCCTCGCGCCCTACGTGAGCAATCACGACGAAGTCGAGTCCGTCACGCGCATGCTCGTCAGGGTCGATACCGACGACGGCGTGACCGGGTGGGGCGAGATGCTCGTCGGAATGAAGTCCGCGGCAGTGACGAAGGCCGTGATGGACGACGTCGTCGCCCCCGAACTCGTCGGCCGCGAAGTCGGCGAGATACGCGACTTCGTGGACTCGTTTTACTTCCCGTACGTGAAAGTGCGGCCGTTCCTCGGTGCGGTCGAGACCGCGCTCTGGGACGCGTTCGGCAAGTCGGTCGGCCAACCCGTCCACCGACTCCTCGGCGGGAAGACCCGCGACCGAGTTCCCGTCGCCACCTGCCTCGGCATCCTCGGTCCCGAGGAGTCGCGCACGTACGCCAGACGAGCGGTCGAACACGGGTTCTCGACGCTGAAGACGAAGGCGGGTCCCGACTGGCGCGAGGACGTGGCGCGAATCCGAGCGATGCACGAGGAGGTCGACGGCCAACTTGAGTTCCGCCTCGACCCCAATCAGGGGTGGTCGTTCGAGGACGCGGTCCGGGTCGCCACCCGACTCGAAGAGGAGGGCATCCTGCTCCAGTACCTCGAACAACCCGTCCGAATCGACACCTACGGCACGTACGCGTCGCTCCGGGACCGCGTGCGGACGCCCGTCGCGGTCAACGAGGACACCTACTTCCCGCGGAACCTCCGATACCTCCTCCAGGCCGACGCCATCGACGTGGCCGTCGTGGACCTCGTCCCAGCGGGCGGCATCCTCCGCGTCCGCGAACAGGTCGCGATGGCCGCCAACGCCGGCGTCTCCGTCACCCACCACTGCGGGTTCGACCTCGGGGTCAAGACCGCGGCGGTGCTCCACACCGTGGCCAGCACGCCCGGCATCAACCTGCCGCCGGACAGCGTCTACTACGGGTGGGACGACTACATCGTCGAGGACCCGTTCGAGGTCGAGGACGGCGCGTACCCGGTTCCCGACGGCCCGGGACTCGGCATCGACGTGGACGAGCAGAAGGTCGAACAGTACCGCGTCGACTGA
- a CDS encoding Rid family detoxifying hydrolase gives MEEISTDAAPPSIGPFSQGIRDGDRIYVSGQGPVDPESGDIVGDTIEEQTERTLENVEAVLAAADRSLDDVVKATVFVQDMDDYDAINEVYAEYMSSPYPARSAVQVEDLPIDIGVEIEVVASARGTEE, from the coding sequence ATGGAGGAAATTAGCACCGACGCCGCGCCGCCGAGCATCGGCCCCTTCTCGCAGGGTATCCGCGACGGGGACCGGATATACGTCTCGGGGCAGGGACCGGTCGACCCCGAGTCCGGCGACATCGTCGGCGACACCATCGAGGAACAGACCGAGCGAACGCTGGAAAACGTCGAAGCGGTCCTCGCGGCGGCCGACCGCTCGCTCGACGACGTGGTGAAAGCGACCGTCTTCGTGCAGGACATGGACGACTACGACGCCATCAACGAGGTGTACGCCGAGTACATGTCGTCACCGTATCCCGCCCGGAGCGCGGTCCAAGTCGAGGACCTCCCCATCGACATCGGCGTCGAAATCGAAGTCGTCGCCAGCGCCCGCGGGACGGAGGAGTGA
- a CDS encoding AbrB/MazE/SpoVT family DNA-binding domain-containing protein, giving the protein MSSDRVGAESKVSGNQANIPARIRRELDIEDGDHLRWTLADDGTLRVEVVQQRTGTFAEFEGYEGDEATDATTDHDAWGTE; this is encoded by the coding sequence ATGAGCAGCGACCGCGTGGGGGCAGAGAGTAAAGTGTCAGGGAATCAGGCGAACATTCCGGCCCGGATTCGGCGCGAACTGGACATCGAAGACGGCGACCACCTCCGCTGGACGCTCGCCGACGACGGAACCCTCCGCGTCGAAGTCGTCCAGCAACGGACGGGAACCTTCGCGGAGTTCGAGGGCTACGAGGGGGACGAGGCGACTGACGCGACGACGGACCACGACGCGTGGGGGACGGAGTAG
- a CDS encoding ABC transporter ATP-binding protein yields MSGADDEPLLSLRNVSVHFEDEQLFGLAGSETVRAVDDVSLDVHENDVVALVGESGCGKTTLGKTAIGVQRPTDGNVRYRGQDVWEAKDAKGFLGGGGDVTHSWEEIRRSLQMIHQDPGSSLNSNFTIESILSAPLKKWEPEMSEADRRVRIYGLLEYVGMTPAEDYASRYPHQLSGGEQQRVALIRALLMNSDLILADEAISALDVSLRAEMMDLMLELQEEFDTSYLFISHNLANAKHLTQRAGGRIGIMYLGELVEIGTPEQIIHDPQHPYTKVLLWATSDLQNRSEGVSTPPVRSLDIPEPTDPPSGCRFHTRCLEAREVCTRECPSLDDHDGDGRRTACFRADPDHEYWESEPLDGAETEESATGNRSERGAAGDD; encoded by the coding sequence ATGAGCGGCGCGGACGACGAACCGCTGCTATCGCTCCGGAACGTGAGCGTCCACTTCGAGGACGAACAGCTGTTCGGTCTCGCCGGTTCGGAGACCGTCCGCGCCGTCGACGACGTGAGCCTCGACGTCCACGAGAACGACGTGGTGGCGCTGGTCGGCGAGTCGGGGTGCGGCAAGACCACGCTCGGGAAGACCGCCATCGGCGTCCAGCGACCCACCGACGGCAACGTGCGGTACCGCGGTCAGGATGTCTGGGAGGCGAAGGACGCGAAGGGGTTCCTCGGCGGCGGGGGCGACGTGACCCACTCGTGGGAGGAGATTCGACGGTCGCTCCAGATGATTCACCAGGACCCCGGGAGTTCGCTGAACTCGAACTTCACCATCGAGTCGATACTCTCGGCGCCGCTGAAGAAGTGGGAACCCGAGATGAGCGAGGCCGACCGCCGGGTCCGCATCTACGGCCTGCTCGAATACGTCGGCATGACGCCCGCGGAGGACTACGCCAGCCGATACCCCCACCAACTGTCGGGCGGCGAACAACAGCGCGTCGCGCTCATCCGGGCGCTGTTGATGAACTCGGACCTCATCCTCGCCGACGAGGCCATCAGCGCACTCGACGTGTCGCTACGCGCGGAGATGATGGACCTCATGCTCGAACTACAGGAGGAGTTCGACACCTCCTACCTGTTCATCTCGCACAACCTCGCCAACGCGAAGCACCTCACTCAGCGGGCGGGCGGTCGCATCGGAATCATGTACCTCGGCGAACTCGTAGAAATCGGCACGCCCGAGCAGATAATCCACGACCCACAGCACCCCTACACGAAGGTGTTGCTGTGGGCGACTTCGGACCTCCAGAACAGGTCGGAGGGCGTCTCGACGCCTCCGGTTCGGTCGCTCGACATCCCCGAACCGACCGACCCGCCCTCCGGGTGTCGGTTCCACACGCGCTGTCTCGAAGCGCGGGAGGTCTGCACGCGCGAGTGCCCGTCGCTCGACGACCACGACGGCGACGGCCGACGGACCGCCTGCTTCCGCGCGGACCCGGACCACGAGTACTGGGAGAGCGAACCGCTCGACGGCGCTGAAACCGAAGAAAGCGCGACCGGTAACCGAAGCGAACGCGGTGCGGCCGGAGACGACTGA
- a CDS encoding aminotransferase class V-fold PLP-dependent enzyme: MPPETIYEELGVPHVVNATGTKTRIGGSRIRPEAVDAMARASEAFVRLSDLQARASELIADVTGADAGYVASGAASALALGAAACIAGDDLGAMARLPDTEGVADEIVMARTHRTGYDHALRAAGATVVDVGTNDKHLGTGSRNVEPWEIEDAIGEDTAAVAYVEKSYTEPPLDVVCDIAHDNGVPVIVDAAAELPPTSNLSAFVDAGADLVAFSGGKAVRGPQTTGILAGREELVESVAAQHLDMHAAEQVWEPARELVDPEELGGVPRQGIGRPMKVGKEELVGLIRALELFVEEDHDALTEEWRERAERISADLDSVAGFDTSLTADDKTAVAPEVIVSVDPDVAGVSAADVVGGLRREEPRVFVGADALPAGEFTVNPMCLTDAEADYAVERIAAQVE; encoded by the coding sequence ATGCCACCCGAGACCATCTACGAGGAGTTGGGCGTCCCGCACGTGGTCAACGCGACGGGGACGAAGACCCGCATCGGCGGGAGTCGAATCCGGCCGGAGGCCGTCGACGCGATGGCCCGCGCGTCGGAGGCGTTCGTGCGCCTCTCGGACCTGCAGGCCAGGGCGAGCGAACTGATAGCGGACGTGACCGGGGCGGACGCGGGCTACGTCGCGTCCGGCGCGGCGAGTGCGCTCGCGCTCGGCGCGGCGGCCTGCATCGCGGGCGACGACCTCGGAGCGATGGCCCGCCTCCCCGACACCGAGGGCGTCGCCGACGAAATCGTGATGGCCCGGACCCACCGGACCGGCTACGACCACGCGCTCCGGGCCGCGGGCGCGACAGTCGTGGACGTCGGGACCAACGACAAGCACCTCGGCACCGGGTCGCGGAACGTCGAACCGTGGGAAATCGAGGACGCCATCGGCGAGGACACCGCGGCGGTCGCCTACGTCGAGAAGTCCTACACAGAACCGCCGCTCGACGTGGTGTGCGACATCGCCCACGACAACGGCGTTCCCGTAATCGTGGATGCGGCCGCCGAACTCCCGCCGACGAGCAACCTCTCGGCGTTCGTGGACGCCGGTGCTGACCTCGTGGCGTTCAGCGGCGGGAAGGCCGTCCGCGGCCCGCAGACGACCGGTATCCTCGCCGGGCGAGAGGAGCTCGTCGAGTCGGTCGCGGCCCAGCACCTCGACATGCACGCCGCCGAGCAGGTGTGGGAACCGGCGCGCGAACTCGTGGACCCCGAGGAACTCGGCGGCGTCCCCCGGCAGGGAATCGGTCGCCCGATGAAGGTCGGCAAGGAGGAACTCGTCGGCCTGATTCGCGCGCTCGAACTGTTCGTCGAGGAGGACCACGACGCCCTCACCGAGGAGTGGCGCGAACGCGCGGAGCGAATCTCCGCCGACCTCGATTCTGTCGCCGGATTCGACACCTCGCTCACGGCCGACGACAAGACCGCGGTTGCGCCCGAAGTCATCGTCTCGGTGGACCCGGACGTCGCCGGCGTCTCGGCGGCCGACGTGGTCGGCGGACTCCGGCGCGAGGAACCCCGCGTGTTCGTCGGCGCGGACGCGCTCCCGGCGGGCGAGTTCACGGTCAACCCGATGTGTCTCACCGACGCGGAGGCCGACTACGCCGTCGAACGCATCGCCGCACAGGTCGAATAG
- a CDS encoding glutamine amidotransferase — protein sequence MTNVLLAGESWVTVQFEIKGRNVLQDSQYGEAADRFVSTLEEVGASVTYQPCHVAAESFPRTTAELDEYDLVILSDVGADTLQITDRVADGDTDVDRCALLAEWVREGGALGMVGGYMSFAGKGGQARYGRTPVADVLPVEVSAGDDRVETPDGAVPQNEGVPGADLPAEWPHVLGYNRTVAKSDADVWATVRSDPFLAVGDYGDGSSFAYATDCAPHWAPEGLLSWDHLPTLWRRVLDRVT from the coding sequence ATGACGAACGTCCTCCTCGCCGGAGAGTCGTGGGTGACCGTACAGTTCGAAATCAAGGGCCGAAACGTGCTGCAAGACAGTCAGTACGGTGAGGCCGCCGACCGGTTCGTCTCGACGCTGGAGGAGGTCGGCGCGTCGGTGACGTACCAGCCGTGTCACGTCGCGGCGGAGTCGTTCCCCCGAACGACGGCGGAACTCGACGAGTACGACCTCGTGATTCTCAGCGACGTCGGCGCCGACACCCTCCAGATTACGGACCGAGTCGCCGACGGCGACACCGACGTCGACCGGTGTGCGCTGCTCGCGGAGTGGGTCCGGGAGGGCGGTGCGCTCGGCATGGTCGGCGGCTACATGAGTTTCGCGGGGAAGGGCGGCCAAGCCCGGTACGGGCGGACGCCGGTCGCGGACGTGTTACCGGTCGAAGTGTCCGCGGGCGACGACCGGGTCGAGACGCCCGACGGGGCGGTTCCCCAAAACGAGGGCGTGCCGGGCGCCGACCTCCCCGCGGAGTGGCCCCACGTCCTCGGCTACAACCGGACCGTAGCGAAGTCTGACGCGGACGTCTGGGCGACGGTCCGAAGCGACCCGTTCCTCGCGGTCGGCGACTACGGCGACGGGAGTTCGTTCGCGTACGCGACCGACTGCGCGCCCCACTGGGCGCCGGAGGGACTGCTCTCGTGGGACCACCTCCCGACGCTCTGGAGACGCGTCCTCGACCGCGTGACGTAG